The nucleotide window attataaaaatgaaatgaattttaatgtattatatacatgattttgtggGAAGGTAACATTACATTACAGGATGTTATGGAAGAGAGTAGGCTACAATAGTTTGGATCTGTATCGCTGCTCGCTAGGCTGCGAGGTTGCTCGCCACCTAAAATAAGGAAGCAGCGTTATAGAAGAGGAAGGCTGGAAGAGGAATGAAGTTTACATCTGGCTTCACTGTTTCCAGACCTGAAGCACTTTTACGGCCTTGGAGGAAGAGTGGGAGAATTTCCTCTTCACATTCGACGCATGCGTGGCAGGGCAACGGCTCGATGCTAGGCTACTCGGCGAGCATCGTTTGTCCAGCAGCATAAGGGCGTCCCTCGTGTCCGCACTTTCCTGTTACTAGCCAGCAAACTGAAGTGgagtaatacagggtgtccaaaaaatgtctcgcaatccggaaatggcgggttcctcaggtcatttgaagcaactttttcctttacgaaaattttctccgaggaacCATtgatgagttattaacgaaaaacagtgaccaataagaatcgagtacggctgacgcgaggcggcccagccaaacagcgcacgaaacccagttcggctcattggctcggttgcctcgcgccagccgagctcgcctctcattggtcactgtttttcgttaataactcgttaatgatgcctcggagaaaatttttgtaaaggaaaaagttgcttcaaatgacctgaggaacccgccactttcggatatAACCCTGTAGAGAGGATTGTCCAACTGTGATGTGTAGGCCAGCTTTTTACTACACGGGAGGAGGGTGACTCACAGGAGAAGCGTGAGGACGCCCCTATGTTTCAGGCGCATCGCAATCTTGCTGATGCCCAGATCGCGACTGAGACCAACCCAGGGGACTCGTGGTAGAGATAGTACTGGAGATAGCATCCGTGACCCATGTTACTCTATTCGAATACGATACGTCGCATCAGATGGCGCTAATAGTCGTGTACAATGTAACATGGACTTTCATGGTAGTGCTCTCCCCACTACTACCCCCACCCATAGTCCACTGGGCCGGTTCCAGTCGCGATGTAGGCACACTGAACACCAGTTGTCCAAAACTATCTTAGTGAATGCTATAGTAGAAATTGTAGGATGTACTATTAGGAGCTGGAAGGAGTGGTCCTTACCAACAATGGTCTGATCGTTTTTACTCGTTTACGTTCCGGATCATTATTGGCTAAGTAAACAACGTAAAATACCAAGGAAGTCGGTCGCCCATCCAACCTAATCACCGCGTAACTTAACCAGTAATGATCGAGAATTTGAAAAGTGTAAGATATTCGGTGGAGCGTTCGATTCTCTTTGCTCCTCGCGTCGTTTAGTTCGTTGGTAAGATTACACATTCTTTCCAGCCCCCAATAGTACAAAGAAGCTATCAAACTTAGAAACTAGAAGGAATTAAAAGGAGTATGAAAGAATTAGGTTCGAGAAGCTGTTAACTTAGACATAAATGCTATCGGATGAAGAATGCGAGGTTGCCGGGTTGGAAAGTCCAGTTAGACGTGCATACAGAGACCAAAGCAAACATTATGGTTGGACAGTAACCAAACACAACTAGGATATTGAAAAAGATATGTGTAAAATTCACTATACTTACAATGAAACGTCGTATGTGCCTTTCCTTGTTACAGGAAAATAGAGGGTTATGTTTGATACAGAATGTTGGAGCAAGGAGAAACATATGAGAGACGATTGAATGAACATGGAAGATTCCGTAATATAACAAGACTTAGTTCAAGCAAATGTTCGTACATGATTCATCAAGCTACGCTGTAATCGTTTTCAGAGACAGATATTGAAGCATACGTAGCATTTGATAAAAAATAAgtgataatttatttataatgacAATGGTTATATCTCCGTTATACCAGGAGGAAGAGCATTCATCGAAGATTCTTCAGCACtctttacaatattataattagtTTCGATCGCATAATACATGTCATAAAATTGTGATTAATTGTATCATATCGAACAAATTTTATAATGGAGATAGTTTACTTACAATTCGAATTCGGGTTAACACACCATGATCTAGACTTTGATGCATCAAATTTACACACACCTTAAATAGTAAATCAATGGGACGAAGGTACAACTTGACAAACAAGTTGCTTACACTGATTCGATAACACATTGCACAAGATATAATACATGCATGCAACCAGATAGAAATGAAAGAAGAGAGGAAAGACACATTCACACTGTTCTGTCTAAAACGTGACCCTAGATTACAAACTATAAACAGCAATGAAGAATTTCCGAAATGTGCAAATATCATAATTGCCCAAATATTATGTTCGACCTAACAATTCCATATACATTTATGTATAAATTAGATTCGCTTGTGTAGAAAGATGATTTTAGACTTGATATAGCCATACAATGCTTAGGGTATCATCTAAACCACACTTGCCAAAACACGCAGTAAAGAAGCGTGAACGCTCGATAATGAACTAATCGAGTTAACGCAagttaattcttttattttcaattttttttaaaagtaAAACTTTTCACTTCGAACAGCCAGGTCTACATTATCTTGGTGAAATCTTCAGCTGGCGAGATCCTCAGCTTGTTATCACAATTAGCCCGATTTTGTTCAGGCATCGATACCGTTTTGTCATAGTTAACGATCGATGCGCGCTCGCTACAGCACAAAATATGAACCTCCTCGTCGTCTGGTTCTTCGATCTGTTTAACAGCATTCGCCTTTTTTTCCCAAATGACTTCCACCACATCGGTATCTTCCTCCGAGGGTTGAGCAGCAGCTTCCTCGTTGCATGTACGCGATTCGTTCAGATGTGTGTCATCTTCCTTGGCGGAGGTGATGCTATCGGTCGAACAGCCGACGTGCTCTGGCGAAGGCAGAGGCGGGTTGGCGACCGGCTTCTTAATTCCCTGACCGTGCTTATATTTCAAATGCGTCACGAACATCTCCAACGACGAACACCTCAGGTTACAGACCGGACAGGTCTCATACAAAGCCTGCACGCTTGCATCTTCGATCTGTACCTCCTGCTCGCTCGCATCCGCCAGCCAATTGCTCGTTGACGAGGACTTTTCCTGACTGTCGCTACATTCGTTCAGGGAACTGGTTGCATCGACAGGCTCGCTATTCGCAGGGGGAATCGACTTGTCTGCTGGAGTGCGTGCTCCAGGCGACGGTGTGTCGCGTTTCTCGTCACATAGTAGCTCGACAGCGCCTTCGGGATCGTTCTGAACCAGCATAGGATGAAGAACCTCGTTCTTCCACATGTTTCTTCCGTGCAAATGAATGATATGCTGGTATCTGGCCACCGCGTTGCCGAATCTGTCGTCGCACCCGGGACACGTGTACTTCAGACGCCCGATGCCAGCAGCATGTCTCTTCAAGTGTTGCTTCAGCAGCTTCAGGAACAGGAATTTCCTACCGCACTGCTCGCAGACATGGTCCCCCGCGTCCGTGTAGTGCGCTTTGTGATAGAACAGCGCCCTCTCGGAATTAAACGTCACCATACAGTCGACACACATCGTGAACTTCTTCCTTGATCGAGCGTTCGAAACCGACTTAGACTCGACGGCATTTTGTTCGACGTGTTGCGCGTTCTGAACATCATTGTTCACCGGTTTCTCGATCTCCGTGTTCGAGTGGAAGTGCATCACATGCATCCAGACATTCGTCTCATTTTCGAATCCTTCACGACATACGGGGCAGTGATATTCGGACAGAATGAAGTTCAAATTCGAGTGTTTTAATTTGTGGACCTCCAGGCGATACAGCTCCGGGAAACGACGTTTGCAAATTAGGCAATTGTACAAGAATTTAGGTTCGCTCGAGTATTCCAGGGAATGataattcaatttttcataGCTCTCGAACTTTGCGCCACAAATGGTGCAGGAGAAAACGTCTGTAGCGCCTTCGGCTGCTTCAGCAGTTTCGTTCGCGATCGTTTGGTTCGTGCTGTCACGATGAGGATCGCTGATCCTCGGGTGAAAGTGTGCTTCGTGAGACTTCAGTTCTGTACTGTCGCGGAACGCTTCCTCGCAGTAGCGACAGTTGTAACAATTGGCGAAGTTGGAGCGGCCGTGGGACGAGCTCTCGTGCTTGCTGAGAATGTCGTTTGTAAGGCATCTTCTGGCACAGTAACTGCATAGGTAATCGCCGTCATTGGTGTACTCCAGCTTGTGTCGACGCAGCTCTTCTTCGACCGCGAAACTCGCGTGGCAAATGTCGCAGTTGTATTTCGGAATCGGTCCGTTCGTCGATACCGCGTTCACGGCCGCTATCACGTAGGTATGATCCCGCAGCTCCTGCGGAGATCCGACACGCGACACCGAATGCACGTGGGATTTATGAGCATGGTACTGTGACTCCAGGGTGAAGCCCTCGTCGCAGACGTCGCACGTGAACTTGTACTGTCTCTTCATATCTTCCGTGTTGTGCTCGAATTTAATGTGATTGTGCAGCGTGTACATCCCGTGGAAGATACTGCCGCAGAACGTGCAGGTGAATATTTGACCCTTGTAGTAGAACATATTGTGCTGGGTGAACCGTTCGCTGGACTCGAACACCAGATTGCACACGCTGCACACTTTGCTCACCTCCCAGTCTTGGTTGGTGTCCAAATACGAGCTGGGAATGATGGATGTCTGACCAGCATGGAAGTGTCCCGTGTGAATGAGAACGCTGATCTTCTTCGAGAAGCCCTGGGTGCAGAACGTGCAGAAGTACTTGAACTCTCGAAGAGTGTCGACCGCGTGAGTGTCTCGACGATGATTCCGGAGTAATCTCTCGCTGGTGAACGCGGTGTTGCAGTTCTTGCAGACGTACGTGGCGACTTTGGAGTAGGTCCGTTCGTGCATGCATAATTTTTGAAACGTTTTGAAGTACGTGTTGCAAATGGTGCAGGAGAATTTCTTCTCGTCCGCGTCGGAATGGTTTGTGTTGTATCCCCTCGCTAAAGCGACGCCCCTCAGCAACCTCATCGGTCGTATCACTGTCGCCGATTTTGTCTTATAAGGACGATCGTTGATCGCGGCTAACTTAGGCCGTGGAGCGTTGTCCAATGCTCGTTCCGCTGTCGGAGTTCTCTCGGGATTACGCACTTTTTGCGACTGCTTGTTTCTCGCCCTCATTTTATTACACTGTGTTCGGTGCTCCCGCAAACGGGACTTCAACCAAAATCGCTTGCCGCAAGCCTTGCACGAGTACTCCTTATCGGAGGTCCTACACTTGGCCAATTTCTTGTTGCGTTGCCCGTCGCGCTTCGGTAGGAATACTTGGATGCAGTGCAGCAAGAGGTGCTGCTTCAATATCGTCGGTGATGAGAACTTCTCGAAACACACGCAGCACTGGGCGCGCTTGAAACCGGCGTGCCTCTTCATGTAGTGTTTCTGCAATTCAATTTTCGTTTTGTACATAACGCCGCATATGCTCGATATGTAGAACACGTGTTGTAGCTCCAAATGTTCGCGTAAATATTTCTTCGAGGAGAAACATTTCTTGCAAACTTTACACCGAAACAGCGTACGCGAGTTGGCTTTCGCTGTCTCATCGCAGGGTGCATTGGACATTTCTGATGTCTGGACCGATTCGTTAACTTCCACTGTTATGGGCTCGTTCGGTTTGGCTAGCGGAATGTTTAATCTCTTTAACATCATATTCTTTCTCCACATTTCTGCAATATCTTCGTCCTCTCCCACCGAGAACCGAGTGACGTCAGCAGTTCCTGCCTTAGCGGCCATGTCGCATCTAACTAAGTTAAGTTTGAAGTCTTTGCATTTGAATTTGGCCCACAGTTCCTCGTCCGTCAATTTATGCTGAGGCTTTTTTCTAATCTTCCTAGCCGGCCGTCTTTTAAATCTAATTCTGTTACGAGGTCTTCTCGCGGACGTCGTATTTAAATTATTCGACGGTTGCTCGATGTTGCTTCTTGTCGCGCGTCGCAGATTGTAATTTTGTAACGCGAAATCGCTGAATTCATCTTCCACTTCGACCTTTACTTTCGTATTGAAAATGTGCTGCATCATGTCGGAATCTATGTGTATTTTCACAAATGGTTTGCTTTTCCCTGCAGTGTTGCCATTTGGCGTAGATCTTTCGTCGTTAATCGACGTTCCCTCATTTGTACCAACTTTCTCCGCTACCGTCCCACTTCGACTAATTGCCATTTTCTTTCGGGCGTATTCTTGAAGATCAGGTGACTTAGGTATGCTTTTCAATTGTCTAGGTACGCTACTTTTCGGTGTTTCCACATGAAAATCAATATTCTGTGTCAGGGATCCATTTTGTTTAGGTATCGCCTTTTGCGGAGTTTCTTTTGCAGCATCAACTTTCTGCGGAAAAATATCTTCTGTTATCTTAGTGATCCCTATAAGAAACTCGGTCATAGTCGTTTGTCTCATTCTTTTGGTGGGAGGACAGGCTTCATTATTTTCTTTCTGTTGTACAGGACTTCTTGCGTGACTATCAGTGCCCTCTGTGAATGGGAATTCACTGGCTTTATCAGTTTCACTGGTTTTACTAGTTTCTCCGGTTTTACTGGTTTCTCCGATTTTACTAGTTTCTCTGGTTTTACTAGTTTCTCTTGCTTTACTAGTTTCTCTGGTTTTACTAGTTCCACTGGTTTTGCTGGTTTCTCTGCTTCTCGCATTTTCACTAATTTCACCATTTTCCCTCATTTTATCAGCCcttttaatttctttaattttgctacgTTCACCAGTTTTACTACGATCATTAGATTCCTTTGCGGAACAAGGTAATAATTCATTGTGTTTATGGAACACGTGACACTGTAAATACGATTTCTTCGAGTATCTCGCATTACAGAAACGGCAGCAAAATGCCACGTTTCCGGAGCGACAATACCTTTTGCATCTACTCATCCAAATGCGATCCTTCAAGAAACGAGGTGATTTACATTGTGAAAGACATTTATTACAAGTAGGCTCGACCGCCTCGGTGTGATAGTCCGAATGATTCTTTAATGTTCTGAGCGACTTAAAGTTTAAAAAACACACGGCACATTCCAATCGTCCTTTGATCGGTTCCGGAGACTTAAATCTAACGCACTTCTTCTTCGGCACTTCCAAATCCTCGAACGGAGAACCTTTACGCTTTAGCGTATTCATAACGTCCGCGTCTGATATATTTGTATCAGCACGGTCTTTAGATAATACAAGCTTATTCTCTTTGTTATTTACATTGCCCAGTAGTTGCGTCCTCTGAACAATTGTTTCACCTGTTATGGCAGTTTTTGCATTGGTATTTGCCAGTGGAAAAGTACCGTCCTGACAATTGTCATCCGTGTCACGTGGCTCTTGTTTAATCTGCAGCTCAGCTGTAACATGCTGaaagcaaatgtacaaacggtGTTGAACAACCTAACACGCAATTCTCGAAAGGCTCTATAGTACGAAGAATTATTAGTCTTTCTAAAAGACCTATTGATACAATCCACGGTTTCGAAATTTGTCTTGGTAGACATTGTTCTGGACATTTGTCGGTGATCCCACAATACGTCCCGAAAGGAGTTCTTATCTTTGATCGCTAAGACCGATCCCTTTCCTACCTAGCGATTGGACGCAACGAGCAAAAACGGATGTGGACTTTTTTAGCCATATCTGGTCAGCTACCAAAGGAGGAAATTCAGCGAATATTTTCCGTTTATCTAATGTCAATAAAGAACAAATCTAGTCTCATTGTAGCCTTTATTTTGAATGAGATTCTTTCGCGAAACCAATTTCACGAAATGATAGGGACAGAGATGGTTAGCTAACGCGATACTACTACGCGTACCCGAGGATAAGGCTTTGCTTCTCGTGATTCTAATTTCTACATTAGTGAATGTATTATTCAATGTTGAACAGAATGACAAAGATATAGGAATAAATGTGTGTAAATTCCATTACCGATACCTAGAACTATGGCTGAAGCTGTCATTTTCTAGATCATCGTTGTACTATTACCTCCTGTTCACACAATGATGATCTAGAAAATTGTACTATTACCTCCTGTTCAATGATGATCTAGAAAATTGTACTATTACCTCCTGTTCAATGATGATCTAGAAAATTGTACTATTACCTCCTGTTCAATGATGATCTAGAAAATGACAGCTTCAGCCATAGTTCTAGGTATCAGTAATGTAATTTACACACCTTTATTCCTATATTTATTCCTATTTGTCATTCTGTTCAACATTGAAGTAGTATCTTACTGAAATCTTGCGAACTGTTCAGGTAACTCTAGATACCCTAGCTCAGAGCTGGGCAACTGATTGGTTATGAGCTACCCCCTCCATAAAGCATGGAGTCCTCCTCACTTGCTGCCAATAGTACGTTAGGTCGAATTAATGGAACCGTAGTAAAAGATCGTCTTTATCTTTTGAATCGAACCGAGGCCTAAGACGTAACCATCCTCGCAATGTGGGTACCTATCGCCTTCCCGTTATAATGACCGCAGATTGGATA belongs to Megalopta genalis isolate 19385.01 chromosome 1, iyMegGena1_principal, whole genome shotgun sequence and includes:
- the LOC117222188 gene encoding uncharacterized protein LOC117222188 isoform X1 gives rise to the protein MARVYVYERPVESILTNVSFYEKLNHVTAELQIKQEPRDTDDNCQDGTFPLANTNAKTAITGETIVQRTQLLGNVNNKENKLVLSKDRADTNISDADVMNTLKRKGSPFEDLEVPKKKCVRFKSPEPIKGRLECAVCFLNFKSLRTLKNHSDYHTEAVEPTCNKCLSQCKSPRFLKDRIWMSRCKRYCRSGNVAFCCRFCNARYSKKSYLQCHVFHKHNELLPCSAKESNDRSKTGERSKIKEIKRADKMRENGEISENARSRETSKTSGTSKTRETSKARETSKTRETSKIGETSKTGETSKTSETDKASEFPFTEGTDSHARSPVQQKENNEACPPTKRMRQTTMTEFLIGITKITEDIFPQKVDAAKETPQKAIPKQNGSLTQNIDFHVETPKSSVPRQLKSIPKSPDLQEYARKKMAISRSGTVAEKVGTNEGTSINDERSTPNGNTAGKSKPFVKIHIDSDMMQHIFNTKVKVEVEDEFSDFALQNYNLRRATRSNIEQPSNNLNTTSARRPRNRIRFKRRPARKIRKKPQHKLTDEELWAKFKCKDFKLNLVRCDMAAKAGTADVTRFSVGEDEDIAEMWRKNMMLKRLNIPLAKPNEPITVEVNESVQTSEMSNAPCDETAKANSRTLFRCKVCKKCFSSKKYLREHLELQHVFYISSICGVMYKTKIELQKHYMKRHAGFKRAQCCVCFEKFSSPTILKQHLLLHCIQVFLPKRDGQRNKKLAKCRTSDKEYSCKACGKRFWLKSRLREHRTQCNKMRARNKQSQKVRNPERTPTAERALDNAPRPKLAAINDRPYKTKSATVIRPMRLLRGVALARGYNTNHSDADEKKFSCTICNTYFKTFQKLCMHERTYSKVATYVCKNCNTAFTSERLLRNHRRDTHAVDTLREFKYFCTFCTQGFSKKISVLIHTGHFHAGQTSIIPSSYLDTNQDWEVSKVCSVCNLVFESSERFTQHNMFYYKGQIFTCTFCGSIFHGMYTLHNHIKFEHNTEDMKRQYKFTCDVCDEGFTLESQYHAHKSHVHSVSRVGSPQELRDHTYVIAAVNAVSTNGPIPKYNCDICHASFAVEEELRRHKLEYTNDGDYLCSYCARRCLTNDILSKHESSSHGRSNFANCYNCRYCEEAFRDSTELKSHEAHFHPRISDPHRDSTNQTIANETAEAAEGATDVFSCTICGAKFESYEKLNYHSLEYSSEPKFLYNCLICKRRFPELYRLEVHKLKHSNLNFILSEYHCPVCREGFENETNVWMHVMHFHSNTEIEKPVNNDVQNAQHVEQNAVESKSVSNARSRKKFTMCVDCMVTFNSERALFYHKAHYTDAGDHVCEQCGRKFLFLKLLKQHLKRHAAGIGRLKYTCPGCDDRFGNAVARYQHIIHLHGRNMWKNEVLHPMLVQNDPEGAVELLCDEKRDTPSPGARTPADKSIPPANSEPVDATSSLNECSDSQEKSSSTSNWLADASEQEVQIEDASVQALYETCPVCNLRCSSLEMFVTHLKYKHGQGIKKPVANPPLPSPEHVGCSTDSITSAKEDDTHLNESRTCNEEAAAQPSEEDTDVVEVIWEKKANAVKQIEEPDDEEVHILCCSERASIVNYDKTVSMPEQNRANCDNKLRISPAEDFTKIM
- the LOC117222188 gene encoding uncharacterized protein LOC117222188 isoform X2, whose amino-acid sequence is MNTLKRKGSPFEDLEVPKKKCVRFKSPEPIKGRLECAVCFLNFKSLRTLKNHSDYHTEAVEPTCNKCLSQCKSPRFLKDRIWMSRCKRYCRSGNVAFCCRFCNARYSKKSYLQCHVFHKHNELLPCSAKESNDRSKTGERSKIKEIKRADKMRENGEISENARSRETSKTSGTSKTRETSKARETSKTRETSKIGETSKTGETSKTSETDKASEFPFTEGTDSHARSPVQQKENNEACPPTKRMRQTTMTEFLIGITKITEDIFPQKVDAAKETPQKAIPKQNGSLTQNIDFHVETPKSSVPRQLKSIPKSPDLQEYARKKMAISRSGTVAEKVGTNEGTSINDERSTPNGNTAGKSKPFVKIHIDSDMMQHIFNTKVKVEVEDEFSDFALQNYNLRRATRSNIEQPSNNLNTTSARRPRNRIRFKRRPARKIRKKPQHKLTDEELWAKFKCKDFKLNLVRCDMAAKAGTADVTRFSVGEDEDIAEMWRKNMMLKRLNIPLAKPNEPITVEVNESVQTSEMSNAPCDETAKANSRTLFRCKVCKKCFSSKKYLREHLELQHVFYISSICGVMYKTKIELQKHYMKRHAGFKRAQCCVCFEKFSSPTILKQHLLLHCIQVFLPKRDGQRNKKLAKCRTSDKEYSCKACGKRFWLKSRLREHRTQCNKMRARNKQSQKVRNPERTPTAERALDNAPRPKLAAINDRPYKTKSATVIRPMRLLRGVALARGYNTNHSDADEKKFSCTICNTYFKTFQKLCMHERTYSKVATYVCKNCNTAFTSERLLRNHRRDTHAVDTLREFKYFCTFCTQGFSKKISVLIHTGHFHAGQTSIIPSSYLDTNQDWEVSKVCSVCNLVFESSERFTQHNMFYYKGQIFTCTFCGSIFHGMYTLHNHIKFEHNTEDMKRQYKFTCDVCDEGFTLESQYHAHKSHVHSVSRVGSPQELRDHTYVIAAVNAVSTNGPIPKYNCDICHASFAVEEELRRHKLEYTNDGDYLCSYCARRCLTNDILSKHESSSHGRSNFANCYNCRYCEEAFRDSTELKSHEAHFHPRISDPHRDSTNQTIANETAEAAEGATDVFSCTICGAKFESYEKLNYHSLEYSSEPKFLYNCLICKRRFPELYRLEVHKLKHSNLNFILSEYHCPVCREGFENETNVWMHVMHFHSNTEIEKPVNNDVQNAQHVEQNAVESKSVSNARSRKKFTMCVDCMVTFNSERALFYHKAHYTDAGDHVCEQCGRKFLFLKLLKQHLKRHAAGIGRLKYTCPGCDDRFGNAVARYQHIIHLHGRNMWKNEVLHPMLVQNDPEGAVELLCDEKRDTPSPGARTPADKSIPPANSEPVDATSSLNECSDSQEKSSSTSNWLADASEQEVQIEDASVQALYETCPVCNLRCSSLEMFVTHLKYKHGQGIKKPVANPPLPSPEHVGCSTDSITSAKEDDTHLNESRTCNEEAAAQPSEEDTDVVEVIWEKKANAVKQIEEPDDEEVHILCCSERASIVNYDKTVSMPEQNRANCDNKLRISPAEDFTKIM